The following are from one region of the Alkalimarinus sediminis genome:
- a CDS encoding EAL domain-containing protein, protein MSLFLRNLCLVWAVFFLSSSAHSFVISSGDQRISLNAYLSYYEDEKGLLELDDVVQLQRDGRLVENNEETLNFGFSDSVYWVRVSFSFADFLNSTESWIVSLDYAPLRNIDLYVLNGESIEHIKAGTDQPFNSRPILYRNFAYPLVNQGGSEYELWLKISSDSSIQIPLTLWPSQIYFEEETLSSYGWGIFCGILLALTLYNLFLYVSVKDPTYLFYVMYLLGMSGVVLFLNGLGFQLIWPESEEVNRYALLVFSGLSILGALQFSRSFLGTRKLIPSFDKLIVSMTVLATAILFICVIFVDVSFPKMSGSIAALFSVVLIITGLKTLRRGSPTAPYFLIAWSLFLGGILVYLASVFGVVSTNFFTETAMQFGSAAEVILLSLGLAQRIKVDRMLKYEALESKHHSIIKWQQAEKKLLERASYDTLTSLPNSTLLYKCIEDLKAEPNGAIKSFGLVVIHFNRFHEINKTLGKSNADLLLIRASDRLSHEAGRVDNVLPVDRTNDYFHFLSVLDGVSFAVLVGMSSDTQAPNHVAEKLLDVMKKPIEHEGMFIDIDAIAGIALFPIHGQDMDALVQHAAIALETSKKTSQKITTYSSDQNYYSTRRLSLMGDLAKAIESDELTLFLQPQFDLTTSEVVGAEALLRWSHDVHGFVRPDEFIPLAEKSGLIRSLTAWVIERVMQFDKKLQSLGHNIQLSVNISAKNIAEVNFVTNTLDSLVKHGVAPERIVFEMTETTMMDNPEKALSVLNDLSDLGIQLSIDDFGTGYSSLSYLNQLPVDELKIDRSFVTDMVQNSQNQKIVEMTVNLAHTLGLKVVAEGIEDRETMVQLQTLGCDVAQGYFIGRPMPEEAFLSWLEKQSNSKIRSISSRAIK, encoded by the coding sequence ATGAGCTTATTCCTTCGAAACCTCTGTTTAGTGTGGGCCGTTTTTTTCCTATCGTCTTCCGCTCACTCTTTTGTAATATCATCTGGCGATCAGCGAATTTCCCTGAATGCCTACCTGTCTTATTACGAAGATGAAAAGGGGTTATTGGAGTTAGACGATGTTGTTCAGCTTCAGCGAGATGGACGATTGGTAGAAAATAATGAGGAGACCCTAAATTTTGGGTTTAGTGACTCAGTTTATTGGGTCAGAGTCTCTTTTTCGTTTGCTGACTTCCTCAATAGTACTGAAAGCTGGATAGTCTCACTAGACTATGCCCCTCTAAGAAATATCGACTTATATGTGCTTAATGGAGAAAGTATTGAGCATATTAAAGCAGGCACCGATCAGCCTTTTAACTCTAGGCCGATTCTTTATCGGAACTTTGCTTACCCACTAGTTAATCAAGGGGGAAGCGAATACGAGTTGTGGTTGAAAATATCGTCTGATAGTTCTATTCAAATACCCCTCACCCTATGGCCCTCCCAAATTTATTTTGAAGAAGAGACGCTTAGCTCGTATGGGTGGGGAATATTTTGTGGGATATTGCTAGCTCTGACGCTGTACAACCTATTTCTTTATGTGTCTGTTAAAGATCCTACATATTTGTTTTACGTTATGTACTTGTTGGGCATGTCTGGCGTTGTACTTTTTTTAAATGGTTTAGGCTTTCAATTAATTTGGCCAGAAAGTGAAGAAGTTAATCGATATGCATTGCTGGTTTTCAGTGGTTTATCAATTTTAGGTGCATTGCAATTTTCCCGCTCGTTTTTAGGTACCCGTAAGCTAATCCCTTCTTTTGACAAGTTGATTGTTAGTATGACGGTTTTGGCTACTGCCATCCTATTTATCTGCGTGATTTTTGTTGATGTAAGCTTTCCTAAAATGTCAGGCTCTATTGCTGCGTTGTTTTCTGTAGTGTTAATTATAACCGGGTTAAAAACACTTAGACGAGGAAGTCCTACCGCGCCTTATTTTCTTATTGCTTGGTCATTGTTTCTTGGAGGCATTCTAGTCTATCTAGCGAGTGTGTTTGGTGTAGTATCTACCAACTTTTTCACCGAGACTGCAATGCAGTTTGGCTCCGCAGCTGAAGTTATTCTGCTGTCGTTAGGCTTAGCTCAGCGAATAAAAGTCGATAGAATGCTCAAATATGAAGCTCTGGAGTCTAAACATCACTCGATCATAAAGTGGCAACAGGCTGAGAAGAAACTATTAGAGCGAGCAAGTTATGATACTTTGACATCTCTGCCAAACAGTACATTGTTATACAAATGCATAGAAGATCTAAAAGCGGAACCCAACGGGGCAATTAAATCGTTTGGGCTAGTGGTCATACACTTTAATCGTTTTCATGAAATTAACAAAACGTTGGGAAAAAGTAATGCCGACTTGTTGCTAATTAGAGCTTCAGACAGGCTATCGCACGAGGCAGGGCGAGTAGACAACGTGTTGCCGGTTGATCGGACCAACGATTATTTTCACTTCTTGTCTGTGCTCGATGGTGTTAGCTTTGCTGTATTAGTGGGTATGAGCAGCGACACTCAAGCACCTAATCATGTTGCTGAAAAACTGTTAGATGTGATGAAGAAACCAATTGAGCATGAAGGTATGTTCATTGATATTGATGCAATTGCGGGCATTGCTTTATTTCCTATCCATGGCCAAGATATGGATGCCCTAGTTCAGCATGCTGCTATTGCCCTTGAAACCTCTAAGAAAACATCCCAAAAAATTACTACCTATTCATCTGATCAAAATTACTATAGTACTCGTCGCCTCTCTCTAATGGGGGATCTCGCAAAGGCTATTGAGTCAGATGAACTGACGTTGTTCCTTCAGCCTCAGTTTGATTTAACTACGTCAGAAGTCGTTGGTGCAGAAGCCTTGCTCCGCTGGAGTCACGATGTTCATGGGTTTGTTCGACCAGATGAATTTATCCCTCTTGCAGAAAAGTCAGGGCTGATAAGATCTCTTACTGCATGGGTCATCGAAAGAGTTATGCAGTTTGATAAAAAGCTCCAAAGCCTTGGGCATAATATTCAGCTTTCAGTTAATATCTCGGCGAAAAATATCGCCGAAGTTAATTTTGTTACAAATACCCTTGATAGTCTCGTCAAGCATGGTGTTGCGCCTGAAAGAATCGTATTCGAAATGACCGAAACCACCATGATGGATAACCCCGAGAAAGCCCTTAGCGTATTAAATGATTTAAGTGACCTTGGAATACAGCTTAGCATTGATGATTTTGGAACCGGGTATTCGTCTCTGTCATATTTGAATCAATTGCCGGTTGACGAGCTTAAAATAGATCGTTCGTTTGTGACTGATATGGTTCAAAACTCACAGAACCAAAAAATTGTTGAGATGACGGTCAATCTTGCTCACACCCTTGGCTTAAAAGTAGTCGCTGAGGGGATAGAAGATAGAGAAACTATGGTGCAGTTGCAAACGTTAGGGTGTGATGTGGCGCAAGGCTATTTTATAGGTCGCCCTATGCCGGAAGAGGCTTTTTTGAGCTGGCTTGAAAAGCAATCAAATAGCAAGATCAGGTCTATCTCTTCTCGTGCAATTAAATAG
- a CDS encoding exopolyphosphatase, which yields MTEATKKFRLVTRSDFDGLVCAVLLKHLDMVDDIKFVHPKDMQDGKVEISATDISTNLPFVEGVHLAFDHHLSETIRNEKRDNHIIDPGAPSAARVVYDYYGAEKTFPTEWKDMMEAVDKGDSAQFNKEEVLDPKGWDLLNFLMDARTGLGRFREFRISNYALMMDLIDYCRNHNIDEILALPDVKERVELYFDQDTKFKEQIKRCSTVYKNLVVLDLRNEEVIHAGNRFVIYALFPQCNISIHILWGLKQQNTVFATGKSIFDRGSKTNVGELMLEYNGGGHQAAGTCQVENDQSEKVLEALIKRINQDG from the coding sequence ATGACTGAAGCGACGAAGAAATTTCGCTTAGTTACGAGAAGTGATTTTGATGGCTTGGTTTGTGCCGTATTACTTAAACACCTTGATATGGTTGATGATATTAAATTTGTGCATCCTAAAGATATGCAGGATGGCAAAGTAGAGATATCTGCCACCGATATCTCTACCAATTTACCGTTTGTCGAAGGTGTGCATCTCGCGTTTGATCACCACTTGTCAGAAACCATTCGAAACGAAAAAAGAGATAACCACATTATCGACCCAGGTGCCCCTTCTGCAGCAAGAGTTGTTTATGATTATTACGGTGCAGAAAAGACCTTCCCGACTGAGTGGAAGGATATGATGGAGGCCGTCGATAAGGGGGATTCGGCTCAGTTTAATAAAGAAGAAGTACTTGATCCAAAAGGATGGGATCTGCTTAATTTCTTAATGGATGCCCGTACTGGCTTAGGGCGGTTTCGTGAGTTTAGAATCTCAAATTATGCGTTGATGATGGATCTCATAGATTATTGTCGCAACCATAATATTGATGAGATTCTAGCTTTACCCGATGTAAAAGAGCGAGTAGAACTCTATTTTGACCAAGATACTAAGTTCAAAGAGCAGATTAAGCGCTGCTCCACGGTGTATAAAAATCTTGTGGTACTAGACCTGCGAAATGAAGAAGTTATTCATGCTGGAAACCGCTTTGTTATCTATGCGCTGTTTCCTCAATGTAATATCTCGATACACATTCTTTGGGGGCTTAAGCAGCAGAATACGGTATTTGCGACGGGTAAGTCGATTTTTGATCGCGGCTCTAAAACTAATGTAGGTGAGCTAATGCTGGAGTACAACGGCGGGGGACACCAAGCTGCAGGCACCTGCCAAGTTGAAAATGATCAAAGCGAGAAAGTACTAGAGGCACTTATCAAGCGTATTAACCAAGATGGCTAA
- a CDS encoding DUF2164 domain-containing protein: MPDIKFSADEKRLLINKIQRYFESELDHEIGQFDADFLLDFFAKEIGAFYYNRGLHDAQAVLESKLDTISDAIYEIEQPTSF; the protein is encoded by the coding sequence ATGCCTGATATTAAGTTTTCAGCTGACGAAAAGAGACTCTTAATAAACAAAATTCAACGATATTTCGAAAGTGAGCTAGACCATGAAATCGGCCAATTTGACGCAGACTTTTTGTTAGATTTTTTTGCCAAAGAGATAGGCGCATTTTATTACAACAGAGGATTACATGATGCTCAGGCCGTTCTCGAGAGCAAACTAGATACAATTAGTGACGCTATCTACGAAATAGAGCAACCTACATCGTTTTAG
- a CDS encoding efflux RND transporter periplasmic adaptor subunit — translation MSEPAKKIPEQKAAIRAWLLPIVAMVILLMMVAWMAGLFDEKVQPGLNDPITNGVDRSDVVVVKAQALTIYEPVPASVEAKFATLISSRLLARITDVHARAGDSVKAGQVLVSLEKSDLLAKTEQAKENSRAVEARLTEAKQNLKRIEKLNEQRLVALADLDKARANEAALMAELALAKQQEQEAGTALSYTDIRSPIDGRLVDRFAEPGDTATPGTPLLSLYNPLSLRIETHVREQLALSLEIGQALDVNIPSLNKQVAAVIEEIVPAADTGSRSFLVKARIDYQESLLPGMYARVLIPSRVENTIIIPKNRVVQAGQLDLVWVEQDDHVYRRYIRLGKTFNSDNADEVETVEVLAGLSEGDRLLPPPL, via the coding sequence ATGTCAGAACCTGCTAAAAAAATACCTGAACAAAAAGCCGCTATTAGAGCTTGGTTACTGCCTATTGTTGCGATGGTTATCTTGTTGATGATGGTCGCGTGGATGGCAGGTTTGTTTGACGAAAAAGTTCAGCCAGGCTTGAATGATCCAATTACCAACGGTGTCGACAGGTCAGATGTGGTAGTTGTGAAAGCACAAGCGCTAACAATTTATGAGCCTGTACCGGCTTCTGTTGAAGCTAAGTTTGCCACACTAATATCATCACGTTTATTGGCTAGAATTACTGATGTACACGCTAGAGCTGGTGATAGCGTTAAGGCGGGTCAAGTGTTAGTGTCGCTAGAAAAAAGTGATCTATTGGCAAAAACAGAGCAGGCCAAAGAGAATAGCAGGGCGGTCGAAGCTCGTTTGACCGAGGCGAAACAGAACCTGAAGCGTATCGAAAAGCTGAATGAGCAGCGCTTGGTGGCATTGGCAGATTTAGATAAAGCTCGAGCTAATGAAGCAGCCCTGATGGCAGAGTTGGCGCTAGCTAAACAGCAAGAGCAGGAAGCCGGGACCGCTCTAAGTTACACCGATATCCGTTCCCCAATTGATGGTCGCTTGGTCGACCGTTTTGCAGAGCCAGGTGATACTGCGACTCCCGGTACACCGCTGCTTTCGCTGTATAACCCTTTATCTTTAAGAATCGAGACCCATGTGCGAGAACAGTTGGCGTTATCGCTTGAGATTGGTCAGGCGCTAGACGTGAATATTCCTTCTCTGAACAAGCAGGTTGCAGCGGTTATCGAAGAAATCGTGCCTGCTGCCGATACTGGCTCACGTAGCTTTTTAGTCAAGGCTCGTATAGATTACCAAGAGTCTTTGCTACCGGGTATGTATGCGAGAGTACTGATTCCGTCCCGAGTTGAGAACACTATTATTATTCCCAAAAATCGGGTAGTTCAAGCCGGACAGTTAGATCTGGTTTGGGTAGAGCAAGATGATCACGTCTATCGTCGTTATATTCGACTTGGTAAAACATTTAACAGCGACAATGCTGATGAAGTTGAAACCGTTGAAGTGTTGGCAGGTTTGTCTGAGGGAGACCGGCTGCTGCCCCCGCCTTTATAA
- a CDS encoding efflux RND transporter permease subunit encodes MKHPIDLLVKSSLTGGAPLFVFAFSIIAGLLALNFTPREEEPQIVVPMVDVIVNAPGLSAQQIERQVTTPLEKLLAQIPGVENVYSSSMTGQASVTLRFLVGQDRELSILNTYNKLYSNQEKIPGVVENWLVKPVEVDDVPIMVLSLWSQDPSLYSDYELRRLADDVSTAIQGIPSTSEVNVSGGRPRTIRVMIKPESLAARKTTPIDIINGIKVSNVRQNAGQWAFNNHSILIEGGDFIASVEQLENLVINVIDGTPIFLKDVADILDGPAEPDSYTWIDFSAAHPAFEKANNGYPMVSISVAKQRGSNAVKVASDVHQVIADLKQDLLPSGVDIEVIRDYGETANEKVNNLASSLSFAVVTVVIFIGVFLGWRSALVVGLAVPICYGITLALDMAFGYTINRVTLFALILSLGLLVDDPITGVDNISRFLKKGGADVQSHIVGAVAEIRTPLLMSTLTIILAFVPLAFITGMMGPYMAPMAFNVPVSVIASTLVAFFVTPWLASKLLNVKSATESESATQYNAESSSLLRGYRRIISPLLNDRRKAKKVLWLVLVLFVLAAILPVLRMVPLKLLPFDNKNEVQILIDMPESSSLENTAEMARRISSQVSLMPEVKAIAAYVGTSSPIDFNGMVRRYYQRTAPNLADLRLTLLDKTEREHQSHGVVLRVRALLEPLMQDGVKIKVVEVPPGPPVLSTVVAEIYGDTLTPYATQKRAAQTLIARLEREPYVVEVDSTVENPRERMRFVTDQQKAALSGISADDISQTLVMANAGMSAGFLQQPREAVPLPIELRLAPGQRSSLTDFERLQVRGRSGVVQSTTAQGLETAPQPLVAIGELGQFEPGIADEPIFKKDLKPVVYVMAELSGRTPAEVIADVNADQTELNQQESEGYEASPSDWQARTYLDNGGGDTWSLPQDIEVSWRGEGEWKITVDVFRDMGLAFAFALVAIFFVLRAQTSSSALSLIIMSAIPLTVIGIMPGFWLLNQFGERQIAGAPEPVLFTATAMIGMIALAGIVVRNSLILIEYISQARAEGMPVKEALIQAGAIRMRPILLTAGTTMLGNLVIILDPVFSGLALAIIFGIIASTLFTLIVVPIVYLLVFDKPVKGRV; translated from the coding sequence ATGAAGCACCCGATTGATCTATTAGTTAAATCCTCGCTGACAGGGGGGGCACCACTTTTTGTTTTTGCCTTCTCTATAATTGCAGGCCTGTTAGCGTTGAACTTCACACCTCGCGAGGAAGAGCCTCAAATCGTGGTGCCAATGGTTGATGTGATCGTGAATGCGCCAGGCCTGAGTGCGCAGCAGATAGAAAGGCAAGTAACGACCCCTTTAGAAAAACTGTTGGCGCAAATTCCTGGTGTTGAAAATGTTTACTCTAGCTCAATGACTGGACAAGCCTCCGTAACGCTGCGGTTTTTGGTAGGGCAAGATCGAGAACTATCTATTCTTAATACTTATAACAAGCTTTATTCAAATCAAGAGAAAATCCCCGGGGTCGTCGAAAACTGGCTAGTTAAGCCTGTTGAAGTGGATGATGTGCCAATTATGGTATTGTCGTTATGGAGTCAAGATCCATCGCTCTATAGCGATTATGAGTTAAGGCGTTTAGCAGACGATGTTTCAACGGCTATTCAGGGTATCCCGTCTACCAGTGAAGTGAATGTCTCAGGTGGGCGTCCTCGTACAATTCGAGTGATGATCAAACCCGAAAGCCTTGCAGCCAGAAAAACCACACCCATCGATATAATCAATGGGATTAAAGTATCGAATGTGCGCCAGAATGCAGGTCAATGGGCATTTAATAATCACTCTATCCTAATCGAAGGAGGCGACTTTATAGCCTCTGTTGAGCAGCTTGAGAACCTGGTTATTAATGTTATTGATGGTACGCCTATCTTTCTTAAAGATGTTGCGGATATTCTTGATGGCCCTGCGGAGCCAGATAGCTATACCTGGATAGACTTTTCCGCAGCGCACCCTGCGTTCGAAAAGGCTAACAACGGCTACCCTATGGTAAGTATTAGTGTGGCTAAGCAGCGTGGTAGTAACGCTGTAAAGGTTGCCTCGGATGTACACCAGGTTATCGCTGACCTCAAACAGGATCTATTACCGAGTGGAGTGGATATTGAGGTTATTCGAGATTATGGCGAAACAGCTAATGAAAAGGTAAATAACCTTGCCTCAAGCCTTAGTTTTGCTGTGGTGACAGTGGTTATATTTATTGGGGTGTTTCTGGGGTGGCGCTCTGCTTTGGTTGTGGGCTTAGCTGTACCAATTTGTTATGGGATTACATTAGCGCTTGATATGGCGTTTGGTTATACCATTAACAGAGTCACGCTCTTTGCTCTCATTTTATCACTGGGGTTATTGGTCGATGACCCTATTACCGGTGTTGATAATATCTCTCGTTTTTTGAAAAAAGGCGGAGCGGATGTTCAGTCTCATATTGTAGGTGCAGTTGCAGAGATTCGAACGCCTCTACTGATGTCGACCTTAACCATTATTCTAGCCTTTGTTCCGCTAGCGTTTATTACCGGCATGATGGGCCCCTATATGGCACCCATGGCATTTAATGTACCTGTGAGTGTTATCGCGAGTACGTTAGTGGCATTTTTCGTAACGCCCTGGTTGGCTAGTAAATTACTTAACGTCAAGTCTGCCACAGAGTCTGAGTCGGCCACGCAATATAATGCTGAAAGCTCGAGTTTATTGAGGGGCTATCGACGTATTATCAGCCCGTTATTGAATGATCGCCGTAAGGCAAAAAAGGTGCTTTGGTTGGTGCTGGTACTGTTTGTGTTAGCAGCCATTTTGCCGGTATTAAGAATGGTGCCATTAAAACTATTGCCATTTGATAATAAAAATGAAGTGCAGATTTTAATTGACATGCCTGAAAGCAGTAGCCTGGAAAACACTGCTGAAATGGCTCGCCGCATCTCATCTCAAGTAAGCCTGATGCCTGAAGTAAAGGCTATTGCAGCCTATGTTGGTACTTCTTCGCCAATCGACTTTAACGGTATGGTAAGACGGTATTATCAGCGAACAGCGCCAAACTTGGCAGACTTGAGACTAACGCTGCTTGATAAAACTGAGCGGGAGCATCAATCCCATGGCGTAGTGTTACGAGTGAGGGCATTATTGGAGCCGTTGATGCAAGATGGGGTTAAAATTAAGGTTGTAGAGGTGCCCCCAGGGCCGCCTGTGTTAAGTACGGTAGTCGCTGAGATTTATGGCGATACTCTGACGCCTTATGCAACGCAAAAGCGAGCGGCTCAAACGCTAATAGCTCGTTTGGAAAGAGAGCCCTATGTGGTGGAGGTAGACTCGACTGTTGAGAACCCGCGAGAGCGAATGCGCTTTGTAACCGATCAGCAGAAGGCGGCACTTTCTGGTATTTCTGCTGATGATATTAGTCAAACGCTAGTGATGGCGAATGCTGGAATGTCGGCGGGGTTCTTGCAACAGCCCAGGGAGGCCGTACCGTTGCCGATAGAGTTAAGGTTAGCTCCAGGTCAGCGAAGTTCACTGACTGACTTTGAGCGCTTACAGGTTAGAGGGCGTTCAGGTGTGGTGCAATCGACGACCGCGCAAGGGCTTGAAACTGCGCCACAGCCATTAGTCGCGATAGGTGAGCTGGGGCAGTTTGAGCCGGGTATAGCAGATGAGCCCATATTCAAAAAAGATCTCAAGCCGGTTGTGTATGTAATGGCTGAGTTGTCTGGTAGAACACCGGCGGAGGTTATCGCTGATGTTAATGCTGACCAAACAGAGCTGAATCAACAAGAGTCTGAAGGGTATGAAGCATCACCATCCGACTGGCAGGCGCGCACTTATCTGGATAATGGTGGAGGAGATACTTGGTCGCTACCTCAAGATATTGAGGTGAGTTGGCGCGGTGAAGGTGAGTGGAAGATTACTGTCGATGTGTTTCGTGATATGGGCCTCGCATTTGCGTTTGCACTTGTGGCGATATTTTTTGTTTTAAGGGCTCAAACGTCCTCATCCGCACTATCGCTCATTATTATGTCTGCGATCCCACTAACGGTCATTGGCATTATGCCAGGGTTCTGGCTGTTAAATCAGTTTGGTGAGCGGCAAATCGCGGGAGCTCCTGAGCCGGTGTTATTTACAGCTACAGCGATGATTGGAATGATTGCTCTTGCTGGTATCGTCGTGCGAAATTCGCTGATTCTAATCGAGTATATTAGCCAGGCTCGTGCTGAGGGGATGCCCGTAAAAGAGGCGCTGATCCAGGCTGGGGCGATCCGTATGAGGCCGATTCTGCTAACCGCAGGTACAACAATGTTAGGTAACTTAGTGATTATACTCGACCCGGTGTTTAGTGGCCTGGCGTTGGCCATCATATTCGGTATTATCGCCTCGACCCTTTTTACCTTAATTGTCGTGCCGATAGTGTACTTATTAGTTTTCGATAAACCTGTTAAGGGACGCGTGTAA
- a CDS encoding PilZ domain-containing protein, which produces MKSQRKEERYDVYLPLVLESKGSRIMARSRNLSKGGASISLVDPINTEDIDEQGSITIRTRTGNIKTAYEVTYRRENIIGIRFSDISRPHIEVLSHSLTSKPIEPNLQAANEDNKRATTLLGSLKRRSWILLRITSILTANLFWPILKRAVNPEVVFAVYGTRGDQRAYVPDWFRPFFPPIAVAAYIKDRSSKGVMVSSVYSEEELASDSDKVRKYISDLQKEFPNVKRFALVGRLPGFSMKAGIEIVPPLVEGAYGTRFAMYESAMQIASKLNDKAERSSIAILGGAGRIGASLIDDLTESFHTIIAIDPRYTEETTSIINGSKVLYTKRGERLREAKLVLVLTARGNDILPMISHMTPGTVVADDTHPCIKRPARELLSKQGVDLWKTVVTSDDYNMYPRMPNFHNNNIPGCLLEALVLNATGDDALSSPQRFFDEAKKCGYKTLLIRHPDDS; this is translated from the coding sequence ATGAAAAGCCAAAGAAAAGAAGAAAGGTATGACGTTTATCTCCCTTTAGTACTTGAATCGAAAGGATCTCGCATTATGGCACGATCTAGAAATTTGTCTAAAGGCGGAGCAAGTATCTCATTGGTAGATCCAATCAACACTGAAGACATTGACGAGCAAGGTTCAATCACTATTCGCACCCGTACCGGAAACATTAAAACGGCGTACGAAGTCACTTATAGAAGAGAAAATATTATTGGTATTCGTTTTTCTGACATATCAAGGCCACATATTGAAGTGCTCTCCCACTCATTAACAAGCAAACCCATCGAACCAAACCTGCAAGCAGCTAATGAAGACAATAAGAGAGCAACAACGCTATTAGGCAGCTTAAAGCGTCGAAGCTGGATCTTGCTTAGAATAACGTCAATCCTTACAGCCAACTTGTTTTGGCCTATTCTAAAAAGAGCTGTCAACCCTGAAGTGGTCTTTGCCGTATATGGTACTCGGGGAGATCAACGAGCATATGTTCCAGACTGGTTTCGACCATTCTTTCCCCCTATAGCAGTAGCAGCTTATATAAAAGACAGGTCATCAAAAGGTGTAATGGTATCCTCCGTATACTCCGAAGAAGAGCTCGCCTCTGACTCAGATAAAGTCCGAAAATACATATCTGATTTACAGAAAGAGTTTCCTAATGTTAAACGCTTTGCACTCGTCGGCCGACTACCCGGCTTTAGCATGAAAGCGGGTATCGAAATCGTACCCCCATTAGTAGAAGGTGCATATGGTACTCGCTTTGCTATGTACGAATCAGCCATGCAGATAGCAAGCAAACTAAACGATAAAGCAGAGAGGTCGTCCATTGCTATATTGGGTGGCGCGGGTCGCATTGGCGCCAGCCTGATAGACGACTTAACTGAGAGCTTTCACACTATTATCGCCATTGACCCTCGCTACACCGAAGAGACAACCAGCATTATTAATGGCTCAAAGGTTCTTTACACCAAACGTGGAGAGCGTTTGCGTGAGGCTAAACTAGTACTAGTGTTGACGGCTAGAGGCAACGATATACTGCCAATGATCAGTCACATGACACCAGGCACTGTGGTCGCTGATGACACCCACCCATGCATTAAACGACCTGCACGGGAGTTGCTTAGCAAGCAAGGTGTTGATTTGTGGAAAACAGTCGTCACAAGTGATGACTATAATATGTATCCAAGAATGCCCAACTTTCACAATAACAATATACCCGGCTGTTTGCTTGAAGCGTTGGTACTTAATGCAACGGGGGATGATGCCCTGAGCTCTCCTCAAAGGTTCTTTGACGAAGCAAAGAAATGCGGCTATAAAACACTACTGATACGCCACCCGGATGACTCATAA
- a CDS encoding DUF302 domain-containing protein, whose amino-acid sequence MRTLLFCLITVFAISSAAIAGESSAPTNSGVISIKSNHDVKSTADKLVNILETKGMTVFARINHAEGAQKVGKLLRPTELVIFGNPKVGTPLMQCEQRVAIDLPQKALIWQDEKDDVWFSYNDPAYLSERHQIKDCQKVLSKIGNALANFSAAATK is encoded by the coding sequence ATGCGCACACTTCTGTTTTGTTTAATCACTGTTTTTGCCATCTCATCAGCGGCCATAGCGGGCGAATCTTCTGCTCCGACCAATAGTGGCGTTATAAGCATCAAAAGTAATCATGATGTTAAATCAACCGCCGACAAGCTGGTGAATATTCTCGAAACAAAAGGCATGACCGTTTTTGCCCGCATTAATCATGCAGAAGGTGCACAAAAAGTTGGTAAGCTACTGCGCCCCACTGAACTCGTCATTTTTGGTAATCCAAAAGTTGGCACGCCGCTTATGCAATGCGAACAGCGGGTCGCAATCGACCTACCCCAAAAAGCATTAATCTGGCAAGATGAAAAAGATGATGTTTGGTTTAGCTACAATGACCCCGCATACTTATCAGAACGTCATCAGATTAAAGATTGTCAAAAAGTGCTTAGCAAGATTGGCAATGCGCTAGCCAACTTTTCCGCTGCGGCGACTAAATAG